Proteins encoded together in one Rhizobacter sp. J219 window:
- a CDS encoding pyrimidine 5'-nucleotidase has protein sequence MGAALRARRSRVWLFDLDDTLHDASHASMLGINRAMTDYVAKYLDLSLEDASALRAQYWRRYGATLLGLIRHHGVKASHFLEETHQLPGMEAQLRMSAHDRAVLKRLPGRKYILTNAPRAYALRVLNALKLIDFFDGVVTIDEMQMFGHLRPKPDARMLRHVAVQLKVPPSRCVLVEDTLQHQKAAHAIGMKGVWMRRYLHAARKSVNNGMQVGVHHCPTPAYVYARIRSLKTLLAL, from the coding sequence ATGGGCGCGGCGCTTCGCGCGCGGCGTTCGCGCGTCTGGTTGTTCGATCTCGACGACACCCTGCACGACGCGAGCCACGCGTCGATGCTCGGCATCAACCGGGCGATGACGGACTACGTCGCCAAGTACCTCGACCTTTCGCTCGAAGACGCCTCGGCGCTGCGCGCCCAGTACTGGCGGCGTTATGGGGCGACGCTGCTCGGCCTCATCCGCCACCACGGCGTGAAGGCCAGCCACTTTCTCGAAGAGACCCACCAGTTGCCGGGCATGGAGGCGCAGCTGCGCATGAGCGCACACGATCGAGCCGTGCTCAAGCGTTTGCCGGGCCGCAAGTACATCCTGACGAATGCGCCGCGGGCCTATGCGTTGCGCGTGTTGAATGCCTTGAAGCTCATCGACTTCTTCGACGGCGTGGTCACGATCGACGAGATGCAGATGTTCGGCCACCTGCGGCCCAAGCCCGATGCCCGCATGCTGCGGCATGTTGCGGTGCAACTCAAGGTGCCGCCCAGCCGCTGCGTGCTGGTCGAAGACACGCTGCAGCACCAGAAAGCCGCACACGCCATCGGCATGAAGGGCGTCTGGATGCGGCGCTACCTTCACGCAGCGAGGAAGAGTGTGAACAACGGCATGCAAGTTGGCGTTCACCACTGCCCAACGCCCGCCTATGTCTATGCAAGAATTCGTTCGCTCAAGACCCTGCTTGCCTTGTGA
- the argB gene encoding acetylglutamate kinase: MSTAAPAHTAELANIAPRDKAEILAQALPYIRKFHGKTIVIKYGGNAMTDPELQQDFAEDVVLLKLVGLNPVVVHGGGPQIEDALAKIGKKGTFIQGMRVTDEETMEVVEWVLAGQVQQDIVGLINVAGGKAVGLTGRDGGLIRARKLKMVDQKDPSKVHDVGQVGEIESIDPSVVKALQDDQFIPVISPLGFGVENENYNINADVVAGKLAEVLKAEKLIMLTNIPGVLDKNGKLLTNLSAREIDELFADGTISGGMLPKISSALDAAKNGVNSVHIIDGRVPHAMLLEILTEQAYGTMIRSH, from the coding sequence ATGAGCACCGCTGCCCCCGCCCACACCGCCGAGCTGGCCAACATCGCGCCGCGCGACAAGGCGGAGATCCTGGCCCAGGCCCTGCCGTACATCCGCAAGTTCCACGGCAAGACCATCGTCATCAAGTACGGTGGCAACGCGATGACCGACCCCGAGCTGCAGCAGGACTTCGCCGAAGACGTGGTGCTGCTCAAGCTGGTCGGCCTCAACCCGGTGGTGGTGCACGGCGGCGGCCCGCAGATCGAAGACGCGCTGGCCAAGATCGGCAAGAAGGGCACCTTCATCCAGGGCATGCGCGTCACGGACGAGGAGACGATGGAAGTCGTCGAGTGGGTGCTGGCCGGCCAGGTGCAGCAAGACATCGTCGGTCTCATCAACGTGGCTGGTGGCAAGGCGGTGGGCCTGACCGGGCGCGACGGCGGCCTGATCCGCGCCCGCAAGCTGAAGATGGTCGACCAGAAGGACCCGAGCAAGGTGCACGACGTGGGCCAGGTCGGCGAGATCGAATCGATCGACCCGTCGGTCGTGAAGGCCCTGCAGGACGACCAGTTCATCCCGGTCATCTCGCCGCTGGGCTTCGGCGTGGAAAACGAGAACTACAACATCAACGCCGACGTGGTGGCCGGCAAGCTGGCCGAGGTGCTCAAGGCCGAGAAGCTCATCATGCTCACCAACATCCCCGGCGTGCTCGACAAGAACGGCAAGCTGCTCACCAACCTGTCGGCGCGCGAGATCGACGAACTGTTTGCCGACGGCACCATCAGCGGCGGCATGCTGCCCAAGATCTCGTCGGCGCTCGATGCGGCCAAGAACGGCGTGAACAGCGTGCACATCATCGACGGGCGTGTGCCGCACGCGATGCTGCTCGAAATCCTGACCGAGCAGGCTTACGGCACGATGATCAGAAGTCATTGA
- the slmA gene encoding nucleoid occlusion factor SlmA, whose protein sequence is MTDATLPEEANAPSTTTVAEPGRKRPKPGERRVQILHTLATMLEQPGAERITTAALAAKLEVSEAALYRHFASKAQMFEGLIEFIEQSVFTLVNQIGERETSGQVQAQKILSVLLQFGEKNPGMTRVMVGDALVFENERLVSRMNQFFDRIESQLRQSLRLAAESAGSQTPTVDAQAQASVLTGFAVGRLQRYARSGFKRMPTEHLDGALELLVRT, encoded by the coding sequence ATGACCGACGCCACCCTGCCCGAAGAAGCGAACGCGCCATCGACCACCACCGTGGCAGAGCCGGGTCGCAAGCGGCCCAAGCCCGGCGAGCGCCGCGTACAGATCCTGCACACGTTGGCCACCATGCTGGAACAGCCCGGCGCCGAACGCATCACGACGGCCGCACTGGCCGCCAAGCTCGAAGTCTCTGAAGCGGCGCTGTACCGCCACTTCGCGAGCAAGGCGCAGATGTTCGAGGGTCTGATCGAATTCATCGAGCAGAGTGTCTTCACCCTCGTCAACCAGATCGGCGAACGCGAGACCAGCGGCCAGGTGCAGGCACAGAAGATTCTGTCGGTGCTGCTGCAGTTCGGCGAAAAGAACCCCGGCATGACCCGCGTGATGGTGGGCGATGCGCTGGTGTTCGAAAACGAGCGCCTTGTCTCGCGCATGAACCAGTTCTTCGACCGCATCGAATCGCAGTTGCGCCAGAGCCTGCGGCTGGCCGCCGAATCGGCCGGTTCGCAGACGCCGACCGTTGATGCGCAGGCCCAGGCCTCGGTGCTGACCGGCTTTGCCGTCGGTCGCCTTCAGCGTTATGCCCGCTCGGGCTTCAAGCGCATGCCGACCGAGCACCTCGACG